From Cricetulus griseus strain 17A/GY chromosome 1 unlocalized genomic scaffold, alternate assembly CriGri-PICRH-1.0 chr1_0, whole genome shotgun sequence, a single genomic window includes:
- the Tifa gene encoding TRAF-interacting protein with FHA domain-containing protein A, translated as MSSFEDADTEETVTCLQLTVYHPGQLQSGIFKSIRFCNKEKFPSIEEVKFGRNSNICRYTFQDKQVSRVQFALQPFKQFNSSVLSFEIKNMSKKTSLMVDNQELGYLNKMDLPYKCLLRFGEYQFLLEKEDGESVESFETQFILSPRPLLQENNWPTQSPIPEDGGYSSYFTHRTSPTEMDENEL; from the coding sequence ATGTCCTCCTTTGAAGACGCTGACACAGAAGAGACCGTGACTTGTCTCCAGTTGACTGTTTATCATCCTGGCCAGCTGCAAAGTGGAATATTTAAATCAATAAGGTTTTGcaacaaagagaaatttccttctATTGAAGAGGTGAAATTTGGACGGAATTCCAACATCTGTAGGTATACTTTTCAGGACAAACAGGTTTCCCGAGTTCAGTTTGCTTTACAGCCATTTAAACAGTTCAACAGCTCTGTTCTCTCCTTTGAAATTAAGAACATGAGTAAGAAGACCAGTTTGATGGTGGACAATCAGGAGCTTGGCTACCTCAATAAAATGGACTTGCCTTACAAGTGCCTGCTCAGGTTTGGAGAGTATCAGTTCCTCTtggagaaggaagatggagagtCAGTGGAATCTTTTGAGACTCAGTTTATCTTGTCTCCAAGACCACTCTTGCAAGAAAACAACTGGCCAACACAGAGTCCTATACCAGAGGATGGGGGTTATTCATCCTA